The uncultured Subdoligranulum sp. genomic sequence CCAACGGCGCCCACGCCGATATCCTGTATGACATTCTGGAGGGCAAGCCTGTGGGCACCCGGTTCATCGGAAAGAAGGAGAGATTGCAATGACCACCCAGGAGATCCTGCAGCTGGCCCAGGGCGCCCGTATGCCCCTGGCGCTGGCCGACACCCACGCCAAGAACCAGGCGCTGGAGGCCATGGCGGTGGCGCTGATCGCCGCCCAGGACGAGATTCTGGCCGCCAACCGCCAGGACCTGGAGGCCGCCCGGGGCCGCGTCAGCGACGTGATGCTGGACCGGCTGGCCCTGACTTCCTCCCGCCTCACCGACATGGCCAAGGGCATCCGGGAAGTGGCGGCCCTGCCGGACCCGGTGGGCACCGTGCTGCGCAAGATCGTGCGGCCCAACGGTCTGATCATCGAGAAGACCGCCGTTCCCATGGGGGTCATCGCCATCATCTACGAGAGCCGCCCCAACGTCACCAGCGACGCCGCCGCCCTGGCCATCAAGGCGGGCAGCGCCTGTGTGCTGCGCTGCGGCCGGGATGCCTGGAACAGCTGCCATGCCATCGTGCAGGCGCTGCAGGCCGGGCTGCGCAAGGTGCACCTGCCGGAGCATGCGGTCAGCCTGATCGAGGATACCAGCCACGCCAGCGCCAACGAACTGATGACCGCCGACGGCCTGGTGGACCTGCTGATTCCCCGGGGCGGCGCGGGCCTCATCCGCGCCTGTGTGGAGAACGCCACCGTCCCCTGCATCCAGACCGGCACCGGCGTCTGCCACGTGTATGTGGACGCAGCGGCCGACCTGGAGATAGCGGTGCGCATCGTGGAGAACGCCAAGACCAGCCGTCCCAGCGTCTGCAACGCCGAGGAAGCGCTGCTTGTCCACCGCGCGGTGGCGGAGCAGTTCCTGCCCATGGTGAAAAAGTGCCTGGTGGACGACCGTGCCGCTGCCGGCATGACCCCGGTGGAGCTCCATCTGGATGCCGCCGCGGCCGCCATCATCGACGGGGTACCCGCCGCGCCGGAGGATTTCGACACCGAATACCTGGACTACAAGCTCAGCGTGGCGGTGGTGGATTCCCTGGAGGAGGCCATCTCCCACATTGCCAGGCATTCCACCCACCACAGCGACGCCATCGTCACGGCGGACAAGGTGGCCGCCCAGCGGTTTGCCGCCTGCGTGGACAGTGCCGCCGTCTACATCAACGCCAGCACCCGCTTTACCGACGGCGGTGAGTTCGGCCTGGGCTGCGAGATGGGCATCAGCACCCAGAAGCTCCACGCCCGGGGTCCCATGGGCCTGGCGGAACTGTGCACCTACAAGTACATCATCCAGGGCAACGGACAGGTCCGCGGCGGTGCCGCATCCATGCTGCAGACGCCCTGCCACTGAGAAACCTTCTGTAAACAGCCAATGCCCCGCAGCGGTGAAATGACCGCTGCGGGGCATTTTTCTTTGGCCGGGAAATACACAAGGGGCGGCCCGGATCTTCGGGCCGCCCCTTGCGGAAGTCATATATCAGCCGATGTTCATATCCACGGCGGTGGAGATGCCGTTGACACGACCGGAGCCGGTATACTGCCAGATGTTGTACTTGTAGTTGAAGCTGAGGGTATCGCGATACTGGGCGATCCAGGTGTTGTACTTGCTGATGTTGGCAAAGTTCAGCGCGTTGTAGAACCAGCTGGCGTAGGAGTAGACGCCTGCCTTGTAGCCCGCATTGCGGATGGTCTCGCAGAAGGCCACCGCACAGGCGGTGCGCTCGTTGGCGCTGATGGCGTTGGCGCGGCCGCCCGCCACCGACTCAGTGTCGTAGTAGACGCCCAGCGGCAGCGAATACCCGCTGACCAGGCTCAGCACCATGCTGGCTTCCTCCACGGCCTCGGCCTCGTTGATGGCCTGGCTGTAGAAGTAGACGCCCACCTTCAGGCCGGCGTTGATGGCGCCCTGGATGTTCTTGCGGTAGGTGGAATCCTCCACCAGCGCGCCTGTGCCGTAGCCGCGGTAGCCGCAGCGGATGATGGCAAAGGTGATGCCGTCCGCCTTGACGGCGTTCCAGTCGATGTTGCCCTGGAACTTGGAGACATCGATGCCCCGGGCCGTGCGGTTCAGCGCACCGTCGGCGCCAAAGGTGTACACATCCCCCTGGATGACCTGGTTGCCGGTCACCGCCTCATGGGTGGCGGGGTCATAGTAGTATGTAGCGCCGTCAATCTCCTGCCAACCGGTGTAGACATACTCGATCTTCTCGGTGGCGGTTACATCAAACTTGTACTCGGCCAGCTTGCTGGCTTCAATGGCGTCCGGCCAGCCCGCCGTGGGATCCTGGGAAGGAACCGGCGTGGCCGTCACTGCCGGGGTGGGCGTGGGTGTGGCGGTGGGCGCCGGGGTCGGGGTGGGCGTAGCGGTCACTTCCGGGGTAGGCTCGGGGGTGACCGTGGGCTCCGGCGTGGGGGCTGCCGTGGGATCCGGCGTGGTGGTGGGCGCCGGGGTAGTGCTCTCCTGCGGCGCAGAGCTCTGCTCCGGTGCGGGCGAGACTGTGGCTGTGGCCTCCGGCGTCGGGGTGGATTCGCCGCTGTCCAGCAGCGAGGCATCCGACGAAGCGGTGCCTTCGCTGGTGCGATGGGCCATGCTCATGGTGCGGCCGGTGCTGCCCAGATTCACGATGGAATCCGCGGCCCCCGGCAGCCACACCGACATGGCGCTGTTGGTGGAAACGTTGGGATCACGCTGGGCACCGGTCAGTTCCTGGGTGCCGTCCTTGTACACCGGCAGGTAGGGCGATTCGCTGCCGTCGGTGAAGAGCAGATGGCCGCTGCTGCTCAGCTTGGCCGTGTACACCGTGGTGCGGCCCTTCTCTTCCTTGGCGCTGTCGGCGTACTGCACCGTATCGGTCACTTCCTCGGCAATGGGCGCCGCACCGGCCGTGTTCACCGCCGAGTCCTCCGCGCTCTCATTGACCTGGCTGGACTGCATGATCTTGTCCTTGACCGCATTCACATCCGCCTTGTAGACGACCTTCTCGGCCACGGTCACGGTGGTGCTCTCCGGCACCACATATCCCTCGATGGGCTGGATCGTCACGGTGTAGTCGCCGGGTTCCACATCCTCTGCCAGCGCCGTGCCGTTCTCGGTATCCACCGCATAGTCGGTGGTCTTGCCCTCCGAATCCGTCAGGGTGACTGTGGCGGCAACCCCCGTCAGCGGGATCTTGCCGGAGGTCTCTTCCCCGTCGCTCTCCCCGGACGGCGTGGGCGAAGGTGTCTGGGCACTTTCCGCCGTGGTCTGCTCCATGGTATAGAGCTGCACGCCCACATCCTGCTGGATCACGCTGATGTCCGCCAGCAATTCAATATCCGGCACAGGCGTGGCCGTGGGCGTGGGGGCGGGGGTGGCCGTCACCACCGGTTCCGGCGTGGGCGTTGCTTCCGGCAGCTGGCCCGGCACAAAGGAGGCCGCAAATACCCCCAGGCCGATGCTGGCCGTCAGCACCACCGCCGAGCTGCCCGCCACCAGTTTGTACAGCGGCAGCCGCGCGAAGGCGTTGCCGGAGAAATATTTCATGGGATTCCGCTTGTTGAACATCCTTACCTCACCGTTTGCTTGCAAAAAAATAAAATGGGTAGAAAACTATATGTAAAAGCATACCACAAACTTCCGCCGCTGTGCAAGGGGCCTTTCCCGGTTTTACAGGGAAAACCGATGTAAATTTTTACCAATCTTTTGGCGGCAAAATTCCGCATTTCCCCGCACTTTTTTGCGGTTTTCCGGCATTTTTCATCCATATGGGGGCCTTGTTTTTTCTTTTGCACCACAGATTGTGTTGTACACAACCACCACAGGTACTTTTCCCGGTGGGGGCAGCCATCCCCCTGCCGCACACAGAACGCCTTACCTACTTATATAGCCTGGCCATAATCCGGCATCAGGAAAAACATGTTGCCTCCTCACTTTTTTCTTGACAAATGATGGTTTGCGTGTATACTGGAAAGCGGACATAAAAACAGGGGCGCTGAGGGGCATCCTCGGCTGAGATCGAAGCAAACTGCAGCTTCGGGTCACCTCGAACCTGATCCGGATAATGCCGGCGTAGGAAGTTTGAACCTCCATAAGATGTCATGTTGCGTCTGCGCCTGCATTTCCTGCAGGCGCTTTTCTTGTTTTTATGTACCGTTTATTCGGGGAGGAGTATTTCTATGACCAAAACCTATTCCAAAACACGCACACTGGTGGAGTGTGCCCTGATGATTGCCCTGGGCACCGTCCTGGCAAACATCAAGATCTACGAACTGCCCAACGGCGGTTCCATCACCCTGTTCAGCATGCTGCCCTTTATTCTCATCTCGTTCCGGCACGGCGCCAAGTGGGGGCTGTTCACCGGCTTCGTCAACAGCCTTTTGCAGATGCTGCTGGGCTTCTACGCGCCGCCGGCCCCCGGCCTGCTGCCGCTGGTGGGCATGATCCTGCTGGATTACGTGCTGGCCTTCACGCTGCTGGGCCTGGCCGGTGCCATCGCCAAGCCCTTCTCCAACCGCCTGGTGGGCGTTGCGGTGGGCACTGCCGCCGTCTGCGTGCTTCGTTTCCTCTGCAGCTTTTTGTCCGGTGTGCTGATCTGGGGCAACCTCAGCGACGGCCTGCCCGCCTGGATCTACAGCCTGACCTACAACGGAAGCTACATGCTGCCCGAGACGATCCTGACCACGGTGGCCGCCGTGCTGATCTGCAAGGCAGCTCCCCAGCTGTTCCATGCACAGCAGCAATAATACATCCTGTGCGCCCTGCTCCGGCAGGGCGCCTTTTTTGTTTGCGGGGTGCATGTCATAAAAAAATTTTTCACCCCATTGTTTCGATTTTTTATTTTTTTGCGTTAAATTTCTCATTATATTAACATTTTTCCCAATTTCAAGGTCACTTTTTCGTTCTTTTGACAAATTGTTTAAATTTGCTTTCTTTTTTATGAAGAATATGTTAATATGATATCAACAAGGCATGCGTTCTGCGAACCAGAGACACCGCATACCACGTTAGAGGAATCCATCTGATTTTTGGAGGAATGCTTTTATGATGAAGTATCTGCAAAAGCTCGGCAAGGCACTGATGCTGCCCGTCGCCGCGCTTCCCGTCTGCGGTATCCTGATGGGTATCGGCTATGCGCTCTGTCCCTCTACCATGCAGGGCGGCGATGTCACTGGCATTGTGCAGCTGATCGGCTTTTTCCTTGTTAAAGCCGGTGGCGCCCTGATCGACAACATGTCCTGGCTGTTCGCTGTTGGCGCTGCCGTGGGCCTGGCCGACGACCACGATGGCACCGCTGGTCTTGCGGGTCTTGTCAGCTACCTGATGATGACCAGCCTGCTGTCCGTAACCATGCCTTCCACCGTCGAATGTGCTACCGCGAGTGGCGAAACAGCCACTGCTGTTATCGCCGCTTCTGGTGTACCTATCACAATGATTGCCAGCCTTGCCAACAATGAGGTCAGCATGCTGGCTTTCAGCAAGATTGCCGGTAATGCCTTTATTGGTATCCTTGCTGCCATCATCGGTTCTGCCTGCTACAACAAGTTCAAGAGCACCCAACTGCCTGATTTTCTGGCATTCTTCAGCGGCAAACGTTTTGTCGCCATTGTTACCGCCTTGGTTTCCATCATCTCGGCTGCCATCCTGCTGTTTGCATGGCCTTTCATCTTTGGCGCGCTGGTTGCTTTGGGCAAGGGTATCGCCAGTTTGGGTGGCATCGGTGCCGGTCTGTACGCTTTCTTCAACCGTCTGCTGATTCCCACCGGTCTGCATCACGCCCTGAACAACGTGTTCTGGTTCGATACCATCGGTCTGGGCGACCTGAAGCACTTCTGGGCCGGTGAAACCTCCGCTGATGTGGGCTGGAGCCTCGGCATGTACATGTCCGGCTTCTTCCCCTGCATGATGTTCGGTATTCCCGGTGCCGCTCTGGCCATGG encodes the following:
- a CDS encoding glutamate-5-semialdehyde dehydrogenase; this encodes MTTQEILQLAQGARMPLALADTHAKNQALEAMAVALIAAQDEILAANRQDLEAARGRVSDVMLDRLALTSSRLTDMAKGIREVAALPDPVGTVLRKIVRPNGLIIEKTAVPMGVIAIIYESRPNVTSDAAALAIKAGSACVLRCGRDAWNSCHAIVQALQAGLRKVHLPEHAVSLIEDTSHASANELMTADGLVDLLIPRGGAGLIRACVENATVPCIQTGTGVCHVYVDAAADLEIAVRIVENAKTSRPSVCNAEEALLVHRAVAEQFLPMVKKCLVDDRAAAGMTPVELHLDAAAAAIIDGVPAAPEDFDTEYLDYKLSVAVVDSLEEAISHIARHSTHHSDAIVTADKVAAQRFAACVDSAAVYINASTRFTDGGEFGLGCEMGISTQKLHARGPMGLAELCTYKYIIQGNGQVRGGAASMLQTPCH
- a CDS encoding GH25 family lysozyme codes for the protein MKYFSGNAFARLPLYKLVAGSSAVVLTASIGLGVFAASFVPGQLPEATPTPEPVVTATPAPTPTATPVPDIELLADISVIQQDVGVQLYTMEQTTAESAQTPSPTPSGESDGEETSGKIPLTGVAATVTLTDSEGKTTDYAVDTENGTALAEDVEPGDYTVTIQPIEGYVVPESTTVTVAEKVVYKADVNAVKDKIMQSSQVNESAEDSAVNTAGAAPIAEEVTDTVQYADSAKEEKGRTTVYTAKLSSSGHLLFTDGSESPYLPVYKDGTQELTGAQRDPNVSTNSAMSVWLPGAADSIVNLGSTGRTMSMAHRTSEGTASSDASLLDSGESTPTPEATATVSPAPEQSSAPQESTTPAPTTTPDPTAAPTPEPTVTPEPTPEVTATPTPTPAPTATPTPTPAVTATPVPSQDPTAGWPDAIEASKLAEYKFDVTATEKIEYVYTGWQEIDGATYYYDPATHEAVTGNQVIQGDVYTFGADGALNRTARGIDVSKFQGNIDWNAVKADGITFAIIRCGYRGYGTGALVEDSTYRKNIQGAINAGLKVGVYFYSQAINEAEAVEEASMVLSLVSGYSLPLGVYYDTESVAGGRANAISANERTACAVAFCETIRNAGYKAGVYSYASWFYNALNFANISKYNTWIAQYRDTLSFNYKYNIWQYTGSGRVNGISTAVDMNIG
- the thiT gene encoding energy-coupled thiamine transporter ThiT yields the protein MTKTYSKTRTLVECALMIALGTVLANIKIYELPNGGSITLFSMLPFILISFRHGAKWGLFTGFVNSLLQMLLGFYAPPAPGLLPLVGMILLDYVLAFTLLGLAGAIAKPFSNRLVGVAVGTAAVCVLRFLCSFLSGVLIWGNLSDGLPAWIYSLTYNGSYMLPETILTTVAAVLICKAAPQLFHAQQQ
- a CDS encoding PTS transporter subunit EIIC, which gives rise to MMKYLQKLGKALMLPVAALPVCGILMGIGYALCPSTMQGGDVTGIVQLIGFFLVKAGGALIDNMSWLFAVGAAVGLADDHDGTAGLAGLVSYLMMTSLLSVTMPSTVECATASGETATAVIAASGVPITMIASLANNEVSMLAFSKIAGNAFIGILAAIIGSACYNKFKSTQLPDFLAFFSGKRFVAIVTALVSIISAAILLFAWPFIFGALVALGKGIASLGGIGAGLYAFFNRLLIPTGLHHALNNVFWFDTIGLGDLKHFWAGETSADVGWSLGMYMSGFFPCMMFGIPGAALAMVKTAKNKKAAIGLVFSAAICAFVCGVTEPFEFGFMFLCFPLYIVYALLYGIFTVITYYVGFRAGFSFSAGLTDLVFSASLPAAAKTWMIIPLGIAAFVVFYLVFYFAITKFNLKTPGREDEDTATAAATATLANNNFTDIASGVLKAIGGKGNVANVDYCATRLRFEVKDSSAVDEKAVKAAGAAGVIRPSKNSCQVVIGPKVQFVYDELKKML